A genomic segment from Andrena cerasifolii isolate SP2316 chromosome 7, iyAndCera1_principal, whole genome shotgun sequence encodes:
- the LOC143371843 gene encoding uncharacterized protein LOC143371843, producing the protein MARMLLQEPGWKLERKGSALLLRRDSSHLKTARVCFRCDVEVREFERDEDYMIETEPEGAASPLAMCASCVAALCVTVILPWLLISG; encoded by the coding sequence ATGGCGCGCATGCTGCTCCAAGAGCCCGGCTGGAAGCTGGAGCGGAAGGGCTCGGCTCTGCTGTTGAGGAGGGACAGCTCGCATCTGAAGACAGCTCGCGTCTGTTTCCGCTGCGACGTCGAGGTCCGGGAATTCGAGCGCGACGAGGATTACATGATCGAGACGGAGCCCGAAGGGGCCGCCAGCCCCCTGGCGATGTGCGCCAGCTGTGTGGCAGCCCTCTGCGTCACAGTGATCCTCCCCTGGCTGCTGATAAGCGGTTAA